In a single window of the Nicotiana tomentosiformis chromosome 8, ASM39032v3, whole genome shotgun sequence genome:
- the LOC104117078 gene encoding uncharacterized protein: protein MAQTSFCLLAAVLLLLLVVLAEGGPPKPMKVKCQDRKFPSCYHKDLFCPITCPRTCIADCDSCQPVCVPPPLPPPKPRSPKKVKCQDKKFPSCYHKSFACPVNCARTCVADCVSCQPVCPVTTPLPPLSPPLIPSPPSTPNSPPSPPLAPPLTPSPPSTPNSPPPPPLTPSPPPTPNSPPLPPVLAPPLAPTPPPTPNSPPPPDQDAGGKRVYCKNKLYPQCYRQEYQCPSDCPDTCEVDCVTCSPVCNCNKPGAVCQDPRFIGADGLTFYFHGKKDHDFCLVTDSNLHINAHFIGRRNENMKRDFTWVQSLGILFNNHQLFIGAKKTSTWNDAVDRLDLTFDGQQIFLPDREGAKWEPISARGVSISRIRDTNSVVIEVEGNFQIKARVVPITETDSRIHNYGITEENCFAHLDLSFKFYSLSGRVNGVLGQTYASNYVSRVQMGIEMPVLGGEKEFSSSDLFSTDCAVSRFSGTQIDDSATEEFDQYADLKCASGMDGKGVVCKR from the exons ATGGCTCAAACCAGTTTCTGCCTTCTCGCCGCCGTCCTCCTCCTCCTTCTGGTGGTTTTGGCCGAGGGAGGACCTCCTAAACCTATGAAAGTGAAATGCCAAGACAGGAAATTCCCCAGTTGTTATCACAAAGACCTTTTCTGCCCTATCACTTGCCCACGTACATGTATAGCTGACTGTGACTCATGTCAACCTGTTTGTGTTCCACCACCACTTCCACCACCAAAACCTCGTTCACCTAAGAAAGTGAAATGCCAAGACAAGAAATTCCCTAGTTGTTATCACAAAAGCTTTGCCTGCCCTGTCAACTGCGCACGTACATGTGTAGCTGATTGTGTCTCATGTCAACCTGTTTGTCCTGTTACAACACCACTTCCACCACTATCTCCTCCATTGATTCCGTCGCCGCCTTCTACCCCAAATTCACCACCATCTCCACCACTAGCTCCACCATTGACTCCGTCGCCTCCTTCTACTCCTAACTCACCACCACCTCCACCATTGACTCCGTCGCCTCCTCCTACCCCTAACTCTCCACCACTTCCACCAGTACTAGCTCCACCATTGGCTCCGACTCCTCCTCCTACCCCTAACTCACCACCACCACCAGATCAAGATGCAGGTGGAAAGAGAGTTTATTGCAAGAATAAGTTGTACCCTCAATGCTACCGCCAGGAGTATCAATGTCCTAGTGATTGTCCCGATACTTGTGAAGTTGATTGTGTCACTTGTAGCCCTGTTTGCA ACTGCAATAAGCCAGGGGCTGTTTGCCAAGATCCAAGGTTCATAGGAGCAGATGGACTTACATTCTACTTCCATGGCAAAAAAGATCATGATTTTTGCTTAGTGACCGATTCCAATCTTCACATCAACGCTCATTTCATCGGTAGGAGAAATGAAAACATGAAGAGAGATTTCACTTGGGTACAATCTCTTGGTATTCTTTTCAACAACCATCAACTTTTTATTGGTGCCAAGAAAACATCAACCTGGAACGATGCAGTTGATCGCCTAGACTTAACCTTTGATGGACAACAAATATTTCTTCCTGATCGTGAAGGAGCCAAGTGGGAACCAATATCAGCTCGAGGAGTTTCAATTTCAAGAATCCGCGATACTAATTCTGTTGTGATTGAAGTGGAAGGGAATTTCCAGATAAAAGCTAGAGTGGTACCAATTACTGAAACAGATTCAAGAATTCATAATTATGGTATCACAGAGGAAAATTGCTTTGCTCATTTAGATTTGAGCTTCAAGTTTTACTCATTGAGTGGTAGGGTAAATGGAGTTTTGGGACAGACTTATGCAAGTAATTATGTGAGCAGAGTGCAGATGGGAATTGAAATGCCTGTTTTGGGTGGGGAGAAAGAATTTTCCTCCTCAGATCTTTTCTCAACTGATTGTGCTGTTTCAAGATTTAGTGGCACTCAAATTGATGATAGCGCCACAGAAGAGTTTGATCAGTATGCTGACTTGAAGTGTGCAAGTGGTATGGATGGAAAAGGAGTTGTGTGCAAGAGATGA
- the LOC104117079 gene encoding protein unc-13 homolog, translating to MASLFRDRTLGYSRRESTGAAATAAVSTTSSCRYSTSSSSAALSPLPSPFSDLTPSLSASDLRETAYEIFVAACRTSTGKALTYIPTDRSPSPSPSSSNSNSSSSSPSMQRSLTSTAASKMKKALGLRSSSSSGIKRAEGSPGSGGKPKKPVTVGELMRVQMKVSESVDSRIRRALLRIAAGQVGRRIESTVLPLELLQQFKAADFTDQREYDAWQKRNLKMLEAGLLLHPHMPLDKSNTAAQRLRQIIQAALDRPIETGRNNESMQVLRTAVMALANRSSDGSLFESCHWADGFPLNLRLYEILLEACFDVNDEASIIEEVDELMDLIKKTWGILGLNQMLHNICFSWVLFNRYVATGQAENDLLDAADSQLAEVAKDAKTTKDPAYAKILNSTLTAMLGWAEKRLLAYHDTFDAGNIESMPTIVSIGVSAAKILVEDISNEYRRRRKGEVDVARSRIDTYIRSSLRTAFAQLMEKADSSRRASRHQPNPLPVLAILAKDVGELASKENEIFSPILKRWHPFAAGVAVATLHVCYGNELKQFVSGITELTPDAVQVLRAADKLEKDLVQIAVEDSVDSDDGGKAIIREMPPFEAEGAIGNMVKDWIKTRIDRLKEWVDRNLQQEVWNPQANEGGFAPSAVEVLRIIDETLDSFFQLPIPMHPALLPDLMSGLDRCLQYYVSKAKSGCGSRNTYVPTMPALTRCTTATKLWKKKDKTLNTKRNSQVATVNGDNSFGVLQLCVRINTFHRIRTELEVLEKRIITLLRNSESSHVEDFSNGLGKKFEISPAACIEGIQQLSEAVAYRIIFHDLSPVLWDGLYIGEPSSSRIEPFLLELEKNLTIISNTVNERVRTRMVADIMRASFDGFLLVLLAGGPSRAFTLQDSQIIEDDFKSLKDVFWANGDGLPVDVINKYSTTVRDVLPLFRADAESLIERFRRSTLETYGSSAKSRLPLPPTSGQWNPTEPNTLLRVLCYRNDEAASKFLKKTYNLPKKL from the exons ATGGCGTCTCTCTTCAGAGACCGTACTTTAGGCTATTCCCGTAGGGAATCCACCGGCGCCGCCGCTACCGCTGCCGTATCCACCACCAGCAGCTGCCGGTACTCAACTTCCAGCAGCTCCGCCGCCTTATCTCCACTCCCATCACCATTCTCTGACCTAACTCCGTCACTCTCCGCCTCCGACCTCCGTGAAACAGCCTACGAGATCTTCGTAGCTGCTTGCCGTACTTCCACCGGAAAAGCCTTAACCTACATTCCCACCGACCGATCTCCGTCACCGTCACCATCGTCGTCGAATTCCAATTCGTCTTCATCTTCACCTTCTATGCAGAGATCTCTTACTTCTACTGCTGCTTCTAAGATGAAGAAAGCTTTGGGCCTTCGATCTAGCTCTAGCTCGGGCATTAAGCGGGCGGAGGGGAGTCCGGGCTCCGGTGGGAAGCCCAAGAAGCCCGTAACTGTAGGGGAGCTTATGAGGGTTCAAATGAAGGTCTCTGAGAGTGTTGATTCCAGAATTCGTAGAGCCCTTTTGAGAATTGCTGCTGGCCAG GTTGGAAGAAGAATTGAGTCAACAGTTCTCCCACTGGAGCTCTTACAGCAGTTCAAAGCTGCAGATTTTACTGATCAGAGAGAGTACGATGCGTGGCAGAAAAGAAATCTAAAAATGCTCGAGGCTGGACTTCTTTTACATCCACACATGCCACTGGATAAGTCGAATACTGCTGCGCAGAGGCTGCGGCAAATTATTCAAGCTGCCTTAGACCGTCCAATAGAAACAGGGAGAAACAATGAGTCAATGCAAGTTCTCCGTACAGCTGTAATGGCTCTTGCTAATAGATCATCAGATGGATCTCTATTTGAGTCATGCCACTGGGCTGACGGTTTCCCTTTGAATCTCAGACTCTATGAGATACTTCTGGAGGCATGCTTTGATGTAAATGATGAAGCGTCCATCATAGAGGAAGTTGATGAACTTATGGATCTCATAAAGAAAACTTGGGGAATCCTCGGACTTAATCAAATGCTTCACAATATTTGCTTTTCGTGGGTTTTATTTAATCGTTATGTTGCAACTGGACAAGCGGAGAATGATCTGTTAGATGCTGCTGATAGTCAGCTAGCTGAAGTCGCAAAAGATGCAAAGACGACAAAAGATCCTGCATATGCTAAGATTCTGAATTCTACATTAACAGCAATGTTGGGCTGGGCTGAGAAAAGGCTCCTTGCTTACCATGACACTTTTGATGCCGGAAATATTGAATCAATGCCAACCATTGTATCTATAGGGGTATCTGCAGCAAAAATTCTTGTCGAAGATATTTCTAATGAGTATCGTCGGCGGCGTAAGGGTGAAGTTGATGTGGCTCGGAGTAGAATTGACACTTACATCAGGTCATCACTTCGCACTGCATTCGCTCAG TTAATGGAGAAGGCGGATTCAAGCAGGAGAGCATCAAGACACCAACCAAATCCTCTTCCTGTCCTTGCCATCCTCGCGAAGGATGTTGGTGAGCTGGCTTCTAAAGAGAACGAGATTTTTAGTCCCATCTTGAAGAGATGGCATCCTTTTGCTGCAGGTGTGGCTGTTGCCACCCTACATGTTTGCTATGGGAATGAGCTGAAACAATTTGTTTCGGGTATAACGGAATTGACACCAGATGCTGTACAAGTACTGAGAGCAGCAGATAAATTGGAGAAAGATCTTGTGCAGATTGCTGTTGAAGATTCAGTGGACAGTGATGATGGTGGGAAGGCCATTATCCGTGAGATGCCACCATTTGAAGCTGAAGGTGCCATAGGCAACATGGTGAAAGATTGGATCAAGACAAGAATAGAcagactcaaggagtgggttgaCAGGAATCTCCAACAAGAG GTCTGGAATCCTCAAGCTAATGAAGGAGGATTTGCCCCCTCTGCTGTTGAAGTCCTGAGGATTATTGATGAAACTTTAGACTCATTCTTCCAGCTGCCAATACCAATGCATCCAGCATTGCTCCCGGACTTGATGAGTGGCCTCGATAGATGTCTTCAGTATTACGTATCAAAGGCAAAGTCTGGATGTG GATCAAGGAACACATATGTTCCAACCATGCCTGCACTAACCAGGTGTACCACTGCTACAAAGTTGTGGAAGAAGAAGGATAAGACACTTAATACAAAGAGGAACTCGCAGGTTGCTACGGTGAATGGTGATAACTCATTTGGGGTGCTGCAGTTGTGTGTACGTATAAATACTTTCCACAGAATTCGGACTGAGCTAGAAGTTCTTGAGAAGAGAATTATTACCCTTTTGAGGAATTCTGAATCTTCTCATGTAGAAGACTTTTCAAATGGGTTAGGTAAGAAGTTTGAAATCTCACCTGCTGCTTGTATCGAGGGGATCCAACAACTCTCTGAGGCAGTCGCGTATAGGATTATCTTTCATGATCTAAGTCCTGTTTTATGGGATGGTCTGTATATTGGGGAGCCATCTTCTTCGCGCATTGAGCCTTTCCTTCTAGAACTCGAGAAGAATCTGACAATCATATCAAACACTGTTAATGAAAGAGTCCGGACTCGGATGGTTGCAGACATAATGAGAGCATCCTTTGATGGTTTCCTTTTGGTTTTGCTTGCCGGAGGACCTTCTAGGGCTTTCACTCTGCAGGATTCACAAATTATAGAGGACGATTTCAAGTCTCTCAAAGATGTATTCTGGGCAAATGGGGACGGATTGCCCGTGGATGTGATAAACAAATACTCAACAACAGTTAGGGATGTACTTCCTCTTTTCCGAGCTGATGCAGAGAGCCTCATCGAGCGCTTCAGGCGATCAACTTTGGAAACTTATGGTTCATCCGCAAAGTCAAGGCTTCCCTTGCCCCCTACATCAGGGCAATGGAACCCAACTGAACCGAACACCCTTTTACGTGTCTTGTGCTACCGAAATGATGAAGCTGCTTCCAAGTTCCTTAAAAAGACTTACAACTTGCCTAAGAAACTGTGA